The proteins below are encoded in one region of Hordeum vulgare subsp. vulgare chromosome 3H, MorexV3_pseudomolecules_assembly, whole genome shotgun sequence:
- the LOC123443372 gene encoding purple acid phosphatase 15-like isoform X2 gives MSIWRGSLPLFLLLLAAATAEPASMLEGPSGPVTVLLQEDRGHAVDLPDTDPRVQRRVTGWAPEQIAVALSAAPTSAWVSWITGDFQMGGAVKPLDPGTVGSVVRYGLAADSVVREATGDALVYSQLYPFEGLQNYTSGIIHHVRLQGLEPGTKYYYQCGDPAIPGAMSAVHAFRTMPAVGPRSYPGRIAVVGDLGLTYNTTSTVEHMASNQPDLVLLVGDVSYANLYLTNGTGTDCYSCSFAKSTPIHETYQPRWDYWGRYMEPVTSSTPMMVVEGNHEIEQQIGNKTFAAYSARFAFPSKESESFSPFYYSFDVGGIHFIMLAAYANYSKSGDQYRWLEKDLAKVDRSVTPWLVAGWHAPWYSTYKAHYREAECMRVAMEELLYSYGIDIVFTGHVHAYERSNRVFNYTLDPCGAVHISVGDGGNREKMATTHADEPGRCPEPLSTPDDFMGGFCAFNFTSGPAAGSFCWDRQPDYSAYRESSFGHGILEVKNETHALWKWHRNQHLDSW, from the exons ATGTCGATTTGGAGGGGGTCGCTGCCGCTGTTTCTGCTTCTGCTCGCGGCGGCGACGGCTGAGCCGGCGTCGATGCTGGAGGGCCCGTCTGGGCCGGTGACGGTGCTGCTGCAGGAAGACAGGGGCCACGCGGTGGACCTGCCGGACACGGACCCCCGGGTGCAGCGCCGGGTCACAGGCTGGGCTCCCGAGCAGATCGCCGTCGCGCTCTCCGCCGCTCCCACCTCCGCCTGGGTCTCATGGATCACAG GGGATTTCCAGATGGGCGGCGCTGTCAAGCCGCTGGACCCAGGCACGGTCGGCAGCGTCGTGCGCTACGGCCTCGCCGCCGATTCTGTGGTCCGCGAGGCCACCGGCGACGCGCTCGTCTACAGCCAGCTCTACCCCTTTGAGGGCCTCCAGAACTACACCTCCGGCATCATCCACCACGTCCGCCTCCAAG GTCTTGAGCCTGGGACGAAGTACTACTACCAGTGCGGCGACCCGGCCATCCCGGGGGCGATGAGCGCCGTCCACGCATTCCGGACGATGCCGGCCGTGGGGCCGCGGAGCTACCCGGGGAGGATCGCCGTGGTGGGAGATCTCGGGCTCACGTACAACACCACGTCGACCGTGGAGCACATGGCGAGCAACCAGCCCGACCTGGTCCTCCTGGTCGGCGACGTGAGCTACGCCAACCTGTACCTGACCAACGGCACGGGAACAGACTGCTACTCCTGCTCGTTCGCCAAGTCCACGCCCATCCACGAGACGTACCAGCCGCGCTGGGATTACTGGGGAAGGTACATGGAGCCCGTGACGTCGAGCACGCCGATGATGGTGGTCGAAGGGAACCACGAGATCGAGCAGCAGATCGGCAACAAGACCTTCGCGGCTTACAGCGCGCGGTTCGCGTTCCCGTCGAAAGAGAGCgagtccttctcccccttctactACTCCTTCGACGTTGGCGGCATCCATTTcatcatgctcgctgcctacgcgAACTACAGTAAATCAG GAGACCAGTACAGATGGTTGGAGAAGGACCTAGCAAAGGTGGATAGATCAGTGACCCCATGGCTGGTCGCCGGGTGGCACGCGCCGTGGTACAGCACCTACAAGGCTCACTACAGGGAGGCGGAGTGCATGAGAGTGGCCATGGAGGAGCTGCTCTACTCCTACGGCATCGACATCGTCTTCACCGGCCAT GTGCACGCGTACGAGCGCTCCAACCGGGTGTTCAACTACACGCTAGACCCGTGCGGCGCCGTGCACATCTCGGTGGGCGACGGCGGGAACCGCGAGAAGATGGCCACCACCCACGCCGACGAGCCAGGGCGCTGCCCGGAGCCTCTGTCCACGCCTGACGACTTCATGGGCGGCTTCTGCGCCTTCAACTTCACGTCCGGCCCCGCCGCCGGCAGCTTCTGCTGGGACCGGCAGCCGGACTACAGCGCCTACCGGGAGAGCAGCTTCGGCCACGGCATTCTTGAG GTGAAGAATGAGACGCACGCTCTGTGGAAATGGCACAGGAACCAG CACCTTGATAGCTGGTAG
- the LOC123443372 gene encoding purple acid phosphatase 15-like isoform X1, with protein MSIWRGSLPLFLLLLAAATAEPASMLEGPSGPVTVLLQEDRGHAVDLPDTDPRVQRRVTGWAPEQIAVALSAAPTSAWVSWITGDFQMGGAVKPLDPGTVGSVVRYGLAADSVVREATGDALVYSQLYPFEGLQNYTSGIIHHVRLQGLEPGTKYYYQCGDPAIPGAMSAVHAFRTMPAVGPRSYPGRIAVVGDLGLTYNTTSTVEHMASNQPDLVLLVGDVSYANLYLTNGTGTDCYSCSFAKSTPIHETYQPRWDYWGRYMEPVTSSTPMMVVEGNHEIEQQIGNKTFAAYSARFAFPSKESESFSPFYYSFDVGGIHFIMLAAYANYSKSGDQYRWLEKDLAKVDRSVTPWLVAGWHAPWYSTYKAHYREAECMRVAMEELLYSYGIDIVFTGHVHAYERSNRVFNYTLDPCGAVHISVGDGGNREKMATTHADEPGRCPEPLSTPDDFMGGFCAFNFTSGPAAGSFCWDRQPDYSAYRESSFGHGILEVKNETHALWKWHRNQDLYQGAVGDEIYIVREPGRCLLSSSIAAYF; from the exons ATGTCGATTTGGAGGGGGTCGCTGCCGCTGTTTCTGCTTCTGCTCGCGGCGGCGACGGCTGAGCCGGCGTCGATGCTGGAGGGCCCGTCTGGGCCGGTGACGGTGCTGCTGCAGGAAGACAGGGGCCACGCGGTGGACCTGCCGGACACGGACCCCCGGGTGCAGCGCCGGGTCACAGGCTGGGCTCCCGAGCAGATCGCCGTCGCGCTCTCCGCCGCTCCCACCTCCGCCTGGGTCTCATGGATCACAG GGGATTTCCAGATGGGCGGCGCTGTCAAGCCGCTGGACCCAGGCACGGTCGGCAGCGTCGTGCGCTACGGCCTCGCCGCCGATTCTGTGGTCCGCGAGGCCACCGGCGACGCGCTCGTCTACAGCCAGCTCTACCCCTTTGAGGGCCTCCAGAACTACACCTCCGGCATCATCCACCACGTCCGCCTCCAAG GTCTTGAGCCTGGGACGAAGTACTACTACCAGTGCGGCGACCCGGCCATCCCGGGGGCGATGAGCGCCGTCCACGCATTCCGGACGATGCCGGCCGTGGGGCCGCGGAGCTACCCGGGGAGGATCGCCGTGGTGGGAGATCTCGGGCTCACGTACAACACCACGTCGACCGTGGAGCACATGGCGAGCAACCAGCCCGACCTGGTCCTCCTGGTCGGCGACGTGAGCTACGCCAACCTGTACCTGACCAACGGCACGGGAACAGACTGCTACTCCTGCTCGTTCGCCAAGTCCACGCCCATCCACGAGACGTACCAGCCGCGCTGGGATTACTGGGGAAGGTACATGGAGCCCGTGACGTCGAGCACGCCGATGATGGTGGTCGAAGGGAACCACGAGATCGAGCAGCAGATCGGCAACAAGACCTTCGCGGCTTACAGCGCGCGGTTCGCGTTCCCGTCGAAAGAGAGCgagtccttctcccccttctactACTCCTTCGACGTTGGCGGCATCCATTTcatcatgctcgctgcctacgcgAACTACAGTAAATCAG GAGACCAGTACAGATGGTTGGAGAAGGACCTAGCAAAGGTGGATAGATCAGTGACCCCATGGCTGGTCGCCGGGTGGCACGCGCCGTGGTACAGCACCTACAAGGCTCACTACAGGGAGGCGGAGTGCATGAGAGTGGCCATGGAGGAGCTGCTCTACTCCTACGGCATCGACATCGTCTTCACCGGCCAT GTGCACGCGTACGAGCGCTCCAACCGGGTGTTCAACTACACGCTAGACCCGTGCGGCGCCGTGCACATCTCGGTGGGCGACGGCGGGAACCGCGAGAAGATGGCCACCACCCACGCCGACGAGCCAGGGCGCTGCCCGGAGCCTCTGTCCACGCCTGACGACTTCATGGGCGGCTTCTGCGCCTTCAACTTCACGTCCGGCCCCGCCGCCGGCAGCTTCTGCTGGGACCGGCAGCCGGACTACAGCGCCTACCGGGAGAGCAGCTTCGGCCACGGCATTCTTGAG GTGAAGAATGAGACGCACGCTCTGTGGAAATGGCACAGGAACCAGGATCTGTATCAAGGTGCTGTTGGGGATGAGATTTATATCGTACGGGAGCCGGGAAGATGCCTGCTCAGCTCGAGCATAGcagcatatttttga